From Leptodactylus fuscus isolate aLepFus1 chromosome 11, aLepFus1.hap2, whole genome shotgun sequence, one genomic window encodes:
- the ATP6AP1 gene encoding V-type proton ATPase subunit S1: MAAGSFFVPLSVLLVLGVPWRAASSQQVPVLLWSSESSLWSSQPSTYAGHVTTDLQLGQYLDAALSNGPRNVLLFLQEKLSIEDFTAFGGVYGNKQDSAFPNLENIMESSPSSLVLPAVDWYAANILPTYLKEKLGVSPLHVDQSTLLELRLNESIPSLLIVRLPYVNSAGSMAAKDVLRANDEVIGQVLSTLKSEGVPYTALLTALWPSRVNRDNDLVVGSFGRQLLATATPTPTYPPLSFNMTQSVPCILFWASNITVFMGGQDLDLTNETFRTSSSITKDSFCNTTNAMLVLNYNNDLKIAFIMEYRRYPVSARDWFTLNRVEIFNGTVNATFLAPQVSAPSNYSYHCEFVSSLPLHGPLLVQNTSKTSPTANWRLTITDFQIQAFNVTGMSFSYASDCAGFFSPGIWMGLVTTLLFVFILTYGLHMVMSLKTMDRFDDPKGPSISVPQTE; this comes from the exons ATGGCGGCTGGGTCGTTCTTCGTTCCTCTCTCCGTCCTCCTTGTCCTGGGGGTGCCATGGCGAGCTGCTTCCTCCCAGCAGGTGCCTGTCCTCCTGTGGTCCAGCGAGAG CTCCCTGTGGTCATCGCAGCCCAGCACATACGCCGGTCATGTGACAACCGATCTCCAGTTGGGCCAGTACCTGGATGCGGCTCTCAGCAATGGCCCCAGGAATGTCCTGCTCTTCCTCCAGGAGAAG TTGAGCATTGAAGACTTCACGGCATTTGGAGGAGTTTATGGGAACAAACAAGACAGCGCTTTCCCAAATCTGGAG AACATCATGGAGTCGTCACCGTCGTCCTTGGTGCTGCCTGCTGTGGACTGGTATGCTGCCAACATCCTGCCAACCTACTTAAAGGAGAAGCTTGGTGTGAGCCCCCTACATGTGGATCAGTCAACGCTATTAGAGCTGAGGCTGAATGAGAGTATCCCATCACTGCTGATTGTCAGGCTGCCCTACGTCAACAG tgcTGGGTCGATGGCAGCTAAAGACGTTCTTAGAGCAAACG ATGAAGTGATCGGACAGGTGCTGAGTACTCTGAAGTCAGAGGGTGTCCCTTACACCGCCCTCCTCACAGCCCTTTGGCCATCCCGG GTAAACCGGGACAATGATCTTGTAGTGGGCAGCTTTGGGCGTCAGCTCCTGGCGACGGCCACACCAACACCCACGTATCCTCCTTTATCATTTAACATGACCCAGAGTGTTCCTTGTATCCTGTTCTGGGCCTCAAACATCACAGTGTTCATGGGAGGTCAGGACCTGGACCTCACTAATGAGACGTTTAGGACAAGCTCCAGCATCACAAAAGACTCTTTCTGCAATACAACTAATGCCAT gctgGTGCTCAATTACAACAACGACTTAAAAATAGC CTTCATAATGGAATACCGTCGGTATCCGGTGTCTGCACGAGACTGGTTCACTCTGAACCGCGTGGAGATTTTTAACGGCACAGTAAACGCCACGTTCCTGGCACCTCAAGTGAGCGCTCCCAGTAACTACTCATACCACTGTGAGTTTGTCAGCAGTCTGCCATTACATGGACCTCTCCTGGTCCAGAACACCTCCAAAACCTCCCCCACCGCTAACTGGCGCCTAACCATCACTGATTTCCAG ATCCAGGCTTTCAATGTGACTGGCATGAGCTTTTCTTACGCCAGTGACTGTGCAGGATTCTTCTCTCCGGGTATCTGGATGGGTCTCGTGACTACTCTGCTTTTTGTCTTCATTCTGACCTATGGACTGCATATGGTGATGAGTCTGAAGACCATGGATCGCTTTGACGACCCGAAGGGACCATCCATCTCTGTACCCCAGACCGAGTGA